A region of Numenius arquata chromosome 25, bNumArq3.hap1.1, whole genome shotgun sequence DNA encodes the following proteins:
- the LOC141475576 gene encoding LOW QUALITY PROTEIN: uncharacterized protein (The sequence of the model RefSeq protein was modified relative to this genomic sequence to represent the inferred CDS: inserted 1 base in 1 codon) — MGDTLPGGRRPFTIEYLLAERGDGGSRSPTDPHSPPPPSRPPGRSPPPAPRPPPEPGDKPAQSYIALISTAILSSPEKKLLLSDIYQWIMDNYPYFKNKEKSWRNSVRHNLSLNECFVKAGRSDNGKGHFWAIHPANLEDFAKGDYHRRRARRRVRRVNVGYYHPYALYSLGCCCPCCPPGXPPGPASAAPPGPARAPPPLPARAAALGLGTRPRSPGPQPPPAPAPLPVAPPPPLLLLGAGGCPEGQDTLDVTCPMSPAPPPAPLSQGVTCPPPPHQQ, encoded by the exons ATGGGGGACACGCTGCCCGGGGGCCGCCGTCCCTTCACCATCGAGTACCTGCTGGCGGAGCGGGGTGACGGGGGTTCCCGCAGCCCCActgacccccacagccccccgccgccctcccggccccctggccgcagcccccccccagcccctcggccaccgccggagcccgggGACAAGCCAGCCCAGTCCTACATCGCCCTCATCTCCACCGCCATCCTCTCCTCCCCGGAGAAGAAGCTGCTCCTCTCCGACATCTACCAGTGGATCATGGACAACTACCCCTACTTCAAGAACAAG GAGAAGAGCTGGCGCAACAGCGTCCGCCACAACCTCTCCCTTAACGAGTGCTTCGTCAAAGCCGGCCGCAGCGACAACGGCAAAGGCCACTTCTGGGCCATCCACCCCGCCAACCTGGAGGACTTCGCCAAAGGTGACTACCATCGCCGACGGGCCCGGCGCCGCGTCCGCag GGTGAACGTCGGCTACTACCACCCCTACGCCCTCTACAGCCtcggctgctgctgcccctgctgcccccccg ccccccctggCCCTGCCAGCGCTGCCCCCCCTGGCCCTGCCCGCGCCCCCCCACCGCTGCCTGCCCGAGCGGCcgcgctggggctggggacgcgtccccgctccccggggccccagccccctcctgccccggccccccttcctgtagccccccccccccccctactgctgcttggggctggggggtgcccaGAGGGGCA GGACACTCTGGATGTCAcctgccccatgtcccctgccccccccccagctccactaAGCCAAGGGGtcacgtgtcccccccccccccatcagcaatGA